Proteins encoded by one window of Anopheles maculipalpis chromosome 2RL, idAnoMacuDA_375_x, whole genome shotgun sequence:
- the LOC126568278 gene encoding eukaryotic translation initiation factor 3 subunit M: MQGPAVFIDAEIDDQAQELRQFLKQQGAEISEEKSTKGIEDDLHKIIGVCDVCFKDNTHSPEEIDAVLNSIVSIIVSIPLERGENLILSFCDKMTKAKETNLARVCLQSLWRLFSNLEVTSPLRYHVYYHLVQVAKQVNQVKEVFTGVEQLKAQFAQCPPSNEQMQKLYRLLHEVLKDTNSELASKVMIELLGTYTAENASYAREDAMKCIVTALADPNTFLLDPLLSLKPVRFLEGELIHDLLSVFVSEKLPSYLEFYKHHKEFVNSQGLNHEQNIKKMRLLSFMQLAESNSEMSFQQLQDELQIKEEEVEPFIIEVLKTKLVRARMDQRSRKVHISSTMHRTFGRPQWQQLRDLLLSWKSNLTLVQENINSVAAAQMELSQRQ, from the exons ATGCAAGGACCGGCCGTATTTATCGACGCTGAGATCGACGATCAG GCCCAGGAGCTGCGACAGTTTTTGAAGCAGCAGGGCGCCGAAATCAGCGAAGAAAAATCGACCAAGGGCATCGAGGATGATCTGCACAAGATTATCGGTGTGTGCGATGTGTGCTTCAAGGACAATACGCATTCGCCGGAAGAAATCGATGCCGTGCTGAACAGCATCGTTTCTATCATCGTGTCAATACCGTTGGAGCGGGGTGAAAACTTGATCCTGTCGTTCTGTGACAAGATGACGAAAGCGAAGGAAACGAACCTTGCTCGGGTGTGTCTGCAGTC CTTGTGGCGCTTGTTCAGCAACCTGGAGGTGACTTCTCCTCTCCGGTACCATGTCTACTACCATCTAGTGCAGGTAGCAAAGCAGGTAAACCAGGTGAAGGAAGTGTTCACTGGAGTCGAGCAGCTGAAGGCTCAATTCGCCCAGTGTCCTCCCTCAAATGAGCAAATGCAAAAGCTCTACCGTCTACTGCATGAAGTGCTGAAGGATACCAACAGCGAGCTAGCCTCGAAAGTAATGATTGAGCTGCTCGGAACGTACACCGCCGAGAATGCATCGTACGCACGTGAGGACGCGATGAAATGCATCGTGACAGCGTTAGCCGATCCCAACACCTTCCTGCTTGATCCGCTGCTTTCGCTGAAGCCGGTCCGATTTCTTGAGGGTGAGCTCATCCACGACCTGCTCTCCGTGTTTGTGTCGGAAAAGCTGCCAAGCTACCTGGAGTTCTACAAGCACCACAAGGAGTTCGTCAATTCACAAG GTCTGAATCACGAACAAAACATCAAGAAAATGCGTCTTCTATCCTTCATGCAACTTGCCGAAAGCAATTCGGAGATGTCCTTCCAGCAGCTGCAGGACGAGCTGCAGATTAAGGAGGAGGAAGTGGAACCGTTTATCATCGAAGTGTTGAAAACGAAGTTGGTACGTGCACGGATGGATCAGCGTTCCCGCAAGGTTCACATTTCCAGCACAATGCACCGAACGTTCGGTCGTCCCCAGTGGCAGCAGCTGCGTGATTTGCTGCTCTCGTGGAAATCTAATCTTACGCTTGTTCAGGAAAATATCAACTCGGTAGCTGCCGCTCAGATGGAGCTATCCCAGCGTCAGTGa